Genomic DNA from Deltaproteobacteria bacterium:
GGAATGCGCTGCAACCCTATCTGCATCACGAGTTGTCCCAGGGGGAGGCCTTCGATCGTGCCATGGTCCCGATTCGAAAATTTCTTTTTCACCAGACCCGGGAAAAGGATCTTGCCCTCTGTATCCGTCTCTCGGGGGAGGGGAAACCGAAGAATCGCAAGGAGGTCAAAACCATTCCGCTTCTGACCGCTTTCGTGATGAGTGAACTGAAAACGGCTTTCCAGATCGGATTCATGATCTATATTCCTTTTCTGGTCCTCGATATGGTGGTGGCCAGTATTCTTCTTTCCATGGGAATGATGATGCTGCCTCCGGTCATTGTTTCCCTGCCCTTCAAGCTGATGCTTTTCGTGCTCGTTGACGGGTGGTACATGATTGTGGAGTCCCTGATCAAGAGTTTTGGGACGATGTAGCGGCGAAGAGAATCTCGGAGAAATATTATGACCCCTCAGTTTGTCATCGGATTTGGGAAGCAGGCACTGGAATTGACGCTGATGCTTTCCGCTCCCCTTTTGATCACGGGAATGATCGTCGGGCTGCTGATCAGTATTGTCCAGGCGGCAACACAGATTCAGGAGATGACCCTGGTTTTCGTGCCGAAGATTGTCGTCGTCATCGTGACGTTGATCTTTTTTGCGCCCTGGCTGCTTGATATCCTGACGACCTTCACCTCATCGGTCATTGCAAACATTCCGGCCTATGTACACTGAGAGGAGGATCATGACTCGATATCCCTTGAAGATCCGGAACGGGAGGTGGGAATGAATCCTCTGGATCTTTCCTTTGGACAGTTCCAGTATTTTGTGCTGATCCTGGTCCGTGTGTCGGCGATCATTATGACCCTTCCGGTACTCGGAAGCCGTAATGTTCCGGTCATGGTCAAAGCCGGTTTTGCTCTGCTGACCTCGATCCTGGTCTTCCCAACAGTCAGGACATCCGGCGTGATCGTCCCGCAGGAGAACTTGACCCTGATCCTGGCGATCCTGCGGG
This window encodes:
- the fliP gene encoding flagellar type III secretion system pore protein FliP (The bacterial flagellar biogenesis protein FliP forms a type III secretion system (T3SS)-type pore required for flagellar assembly.); protein product: MSKFLKKICGFLPVMVLFCGILHALPVEAVTVPNLKLSFGAATSPEQVSMTLQILILLTVLTLAPAILVMMTSFVRIIVVLSFLRQAIGTHQVPPNQVLVGLALFLTFFIMTPVWTQVNRNALQPYLHHELSQGEAFDRAMVPIRKFLFHQTREKDLALCIRLSGEGKPKNRKEVKTIPLLTAFVMSELKTAFQIGFMIYIPFLVLDMVVASILLSMGMMMLPPVIVSLPFKLMLFVLVDGWYMIVESLIKSFGTM
- the fliQ gene encoding flagellar biosynthesis protein FliQ — translated: MTPQFVIGFGKQALELTLMLSAPLLITGMIVGLLISIVQAATQIQEMTLVFVPKIVVVIVTLIFFAPWLLDILTTFTSSVIANIPAYVH